The genomic DNA CGCACCGGGGTGTTCCCGGCGGCGGTGGGGGCACCCGGGGTGCTGGGCATCCTTCGCCATGCGGGCTCCTTCTCCTCACGCGACCGATGCGCGGGTTCCACGGGGTGCGCGGATCAGTCGTACAGGCGGACAATCAGCACCAGGCCCCTTGTGGGCGCTGCCGTCGGGCGCACCGCGCCGGGAGAGGTGTACCTGCCGGGCCAGGTTCCGTTCGGCCCCTTCCCGGGCCGGGCGGAGGCGGCGAGGAGGTCGGACATGCGAACCCGGATGCGGTACCGGTATGAACGTCGTAATCCGCTGCGGCGCCGCTCGGACGTCGTCGAGGCGTGGACGGCCCTGGTCGTCGCCGTGCTGCTGTTCGTCGCCGCGCCGCTCGCCGGTGCGGCCGTGGGCTGGTGGGCGTACGACAGCTCGCACTCGCTCGCCACGGCCCAGCGGGCCGAGCGGCGGCATGTCTCCGCGACCCTCGTCGAGAACGCTCCCGCCGCGGTCCCGTCCGTCCAGGACAGCAAGGAGCCGCTGTACCAGGTGAAGGTGCGCTGGACCGAGCCGGGCCGGGGCGCGCGCACCGGACCGGCCATGGTCCCGGCGGGCTCCCTGCGCGGCGAACGGACCGATGTGTGGCTGGACGGCCGGGGCAGGAGCGTCGCGCCGCCGGTGACCGACACCCTGGTCTGGCAGCACGCGGTGACGTCGGGCGTGTGGACCACGGGCGGCGTCGTGGGCCTGGTCCTGCTCGCCCGGATCGCCGAGCGCCGGATCGCCGAACGGCACCGCATGGCCGAGTGGGAGGAGGAATGGGCGCGTACGGGCCCGGAGTGGAGGAAGCGGACCGCGTGACGGCGCCCGGGTACGCCCGGGGCGCCCCGGTCAGCGCCCGGTAGCAGGGCTCCGGGAGTCTCCCGCCTGTCTCGGGCCGGGTTCCCGCGACGTCGGCAGCCGCGACCCGGCCCGCACCGATCGCCGGCCAACCGCCGGAGATCTCGCGCTCCCCGTCCGCGACGAGCGGCCGGAGGTCCTTCCCGACCAGATCCGGACGGCCGTGCCGGAGCCGGTCACCGTCCTGTCCTGGCAAGGCCTGGCGGCCCCCTCGGCAGCCCCCGTACGGTGTGATCATCCGCGCTCATGGCCAGACACTCATGACATCAAAGGTGGTCCCTCATGGCCCTGTTCGACCTGCCTCTCGACCAGCTCCGCGGTTATCGCAGCGCGTCGGCCGAGCCCGAGGACTTCGACGCCTTCTGGGCCAAGACGCTCCAGGAGGCCCGCCAGTACGACCTCGGTCCCCGTTTCGAGCCGGTCGAGACGCACCTCGAGACGGTCGAGGTGTACGACGTCACGTTCGCCGGGTTCGACGGTCACCCGGTGAAGGGCTGGCTGACGCTGCCCGCCCGGGCGAACGCGCCGCTGCCGACGGTCGTGGAGTTCATCGGGTACGGCGGCGGACGCGGCCTTCCGCACACGCATCTGCTGTGGGCCTCGGCCGGCTTCGCGCACTTCGTGATGGACACACGGGGCCAGGGCAGCGCGTGGGGCGGCGGTGACACTCCCGACCCGGTGGGCAGCGGGCCCGCTTTCCCCGGATTCATGACCCGGGGGGTGGAGGACCCCGAAAGCTACTACTACCGGCGGCTGTTCACCGACGGCGTCCGTGCCGTGGAGGCGGCCCGGGCCCATCCCCTGACCGACTCCGCCCGCGTCGCGGCCGTCGGCACCAGCCAGGGCGGCGGCATCACGATCGCGGTGGGCGGCCTGGTCCCCGACCTGGCCGCGGTCGCGCCGGACGTGCCGTTCCTGTGCGACTTCCCGCGCGCGACGACGCTGACGGACCGCGACCCGTACCGCGAGATCGGCAGGTACCTCAAGACGAACCGCGGCCGCACGGAGCAGGTGCAGCGCACGCTGTCCTACTTCGACGGCGTGCACTTCGCCGCCCGCGGGAGCGCTCCCGCGCTCTTCTCCGCGGCCCTCGAGGACCAGACGTGCCCGCCGTCCACCGTCTTCGCCGCCTTCAACGCGTGGGCGCACGCCGACAAGGCGATCGAGGTGTACGACTTCAACGACCACGAGGGCGGCGGCCCCTATCAGGAGGCGGCACAGCTGCGCTGGCTGCCGGACCGTCTTCGATGAGCATGAGCCGGGCGGCGACGGCCGAGGCGGCCCGGCGGTTCGTGGCGGTGTGGGAGCGGGCCTGGGCGGCGCACGACGTGGACGCGATCGTCGGCCTGTACGCCGAGGACTGCGTCCACCGCTCGATGCCGTTCCGCGAGCCGCACCGGGGCCGCGCCGCACTCGCCGAGTACATCCGCTGGTCGTTCGCGGCCGAGCGGACCCAGGACGTGCGCTTCTCCGAGCCCGTCGTCGGCGACGACGGGCTCGCGGTCGCGGAGTTCCGGGTGCTGGCCGAGGAGGACGGCACGCCCTCGACACTCGCCGGCTGCGTCTTCGTACGCTTCGACGCGAGCGGCCTGGCCGTGGAGACCCGTGACTACTGGCACACCGTCACAGGCCACAAGGAGCCCACCGGTTCGATGTTCCTGAGGTGAGTTGGGGCTGACGTGGGGCTGACGTCGGGCCGGCTCGGGCCGACTTGGGGCCTCGGCCCGGTGGTGGCGCGACATCCGTCCGCGTCCGACGGCTTCCGTCCGGTCCGACCAGTCGGTACGTTCAGCACGCCCGGTCCCACGGCCGGGCCACCCGGACCCGGACGACGGAGGACCCATGTCCCAGCAGGTGCCACAGGTTCAAGGCCGGTGCGACGAGCGCTTCACGGCGGTGCGCGAGGCGTTCGAGGGGAACTTCCGCGAGCGGGGTGAGCTGGGGGCGGCGGTGGCCGTCACGCTCGGCGGCGAGACCGTGGTGGATCTGTGGGGCGGCTGGGCCGACGCGGCGCGCACCCGCCCCTGGGAGCGGGAGACGCTGGTCAACGTGTGGTCGACGTCGAAGGGCCCGACGTCCCTCTGCGCGCACATCCTGGCCGACCGCGGGCTGCTCGACTTCGACGCCCCGGTGGCCGCGTACTGGCCGGAGTTCGCGGCGGCGGGCAAGGAGTCCGTCCTCGTACGGCATCTGCTGTCGCACCGCGCGGGCCTCGCGGGACTGCGCGAGCCGCATTCCGTCGAGCAGCTGTACGACTGGGAGCTGACCGCGCAGCGGCTTGCGGCGCAGGAGCCCTGGTGGGAGCCGGGAACGCGGTCCGGTTATCACGCGATGACGTTCGGCTTCCTCGTCGGCGAGGTGGTGCGACGGGTGTCGGGGCTGCTGCCGGGTGCCTTCCTGGAGCGGGAGGTGACCGGGCCGCTCGCCATCGACTTCACGATCGGGCTGCCGGAGAAGGAGGCGGACCGGGCCGCGGAGCTGGTGCATCCGCGGGCCGCGGCGACCAGTGAACAGGCGGCGATCTTCTCCCAGTTGGCGCCGGTGGCCCTGGCCGCGCTGCTCAACCCCGTGGTCGGCGCCACCGAGGGCAACACCGAGCAGTGGCGGGCCGCGGAGATCCCGGCGGCGAACGGCCACGGCACGGCGCGCGCGGTCGCCGCGCTGTACGGGATCTTCGCCGGGCGGGGCTCGTGGGACGGACGGCCGATACTCTCCCCCGAGGCCGCCGAGCGGGTGCGCGAGGGCCAGGGCAGCTGCCGTGACCTGGTGCTGGGTGCCGGGTTCGAGAGTGAGACGGAGATCGGCCTCGGCCTCTGGCTCAGCGGGTCCAACGGATCGTACGGTCCCAACCCGAAGGCTTTCGGTCACGACGGCTTCGGCGGCTCCTGCGGTCTCGCCGACCCGGAGGCGGGTGTCTCGCTGGGGTACGTGATGAACCGCATGGGCCCGCACATCGCCGACGACCCAAGGAAGATGGCGCTTGTCGACGCCCTGTACCGCGCGCTCTGAGGCCGTCGCGAGCAGGCCGGGCGACGCGGGTCGGATTCGGCCGAACTGCCCGGCCGCTCTTCCCTGGTGGTTTAGACCAATGCTAGATCTGGTCGCGCAAAGATCCCGCACGACTACGTCTTGTCACCAGGAGGCGCGGACATGGCCCGCTCCACCACATCCGACCACGACCCGCTCTACTGGAGGATCGCCCACGATCTACTCGGCGAACTGCGCGACGGAACCATTCCGCCGGGGGAACGACTGCCCGGCGAGCGGCACTTGGCCACGCACTTCGGGGTCAGCCGCGAGACCGTGCGACAGGCCCTGCAGATGCTGCGCCGCGACGGGCTGGTCGCCACGGACCGCCGGGGCAGCCACGCGACGCTGCCCGGCGCCACGGCCGAACCCGGCGCCGACGCCGCCCACATGCCGTCGCTCACCTTCCCCGTGGGCGCGCAGACCACGGAGCCCTGCCGGGCGACCGTCACCTGGGAAGAACCCCCCGCGGAGCACGCCCTGGCCCTGGGGCTCGCTCCGCGGCGGCCGACGCTCGTACATCGCTACGAGTCGGTCGCGGCCGACGGCAGCGGGCTGCGTACGGCCCTGACGTCGTTCTCCGTCGTCGCGGTCACGGAGGTCGCGGAGCTGGCCCGCTACCGCGACCGCGCGGACGGCTCGGCGGCGGCCCAGCTGTGGCGCGCGTACGACTGGATGCGCAAGGCGGGGCTGACGCTGCACCACCGTGACTCGATCACCCAGTTCCCCCCGTCGGTACGGGTCACCCGGCGCGTGCACGACCAGCATCACCGTCCACTGGAGATCACGGACCTTGTCGCGGATGCCCGACTGGACGCCCTGGTCTACGAGTTCACCCTGCCGGCGGCCGGCTGACCCCTGTGTCGCGCGCGCGGTCCACGGCGGGGCGAACCGGCACCGCTGGAGGTACGCGACGTAAGGGCACGGCCGGTGCTGTGAGGGGTACGGCCATGCGGGGCGCCGTACCCCTTGCCCGGACGGTCAGGTGCGGCCATCCGGCAGATTGCGGGAGCGCCGCACCCGCATGGCGTCACGCCCCGGCCGTACCGCTCTCCCGGGTGGCCACGACCATCCGGCAGCGCGGGCTTCCGTCGGGCCGCTGTCCGAACCCGGGCAGGGCGACGAGCTCCACCCGGAATCCGGCGCGCACCAGTTCCCGGCGTACGTCTCCGAGGCGGAAGGCCCGGTAGTACATGACGAACGGCGGACGCCACAGGGCGTTGCGCACCCGCATCGCCGTGTCGAAGCCCAGCAGGGCCCAGTACCAGGGCGAGGCGGGGCGCGGCGGGGCCGCGACGGGGAACGCGAACCGCCCGCCGGGCCGCAGCACGGAGTGGACCTGAGCGAACAGACCGGGCAGCTCGGCCGGCAGGAAGTGCCCGAAGGCGCCGAAGCTCACGACCAGGTCGAACACGGGGCCGAACGGCAGCGCGCGGGCATCACCGCGGACCCATGTGACGTCGGGCTGGCCGACGGCCCGCGCCTGCTCCCGTCCCACCGCCAGCATCCCCGCGCTGATGTCGACCCCGGTGACGCCTTCCCGGCACACCGTACGCAGCACGTCGACGCCTGCCCCGGTGCCGCAGCACAGGTCGAGCCCGCGGTCGAACGGCCCCATCGGCTCCAAGGCACCCTCGACCGCTTCCAGGACCGAGTCCGGGGTCCGGAACGGCGTGTGGTCGAACTTGGGTGCGAGCAGGTCATAGCCGTGCTCGACGGACGACAGGGCCTGAACGGCCAGTTCGCGGAGGGTGGGACCGTGCGGTGAGAACATCGCGCTCAGCTTAGGGGCAAACGCGCCGCGAAGATGCTCGCCTTCGGAGGCACAGATACCGGAAGAGATCGCCTTCGGCAGCGGCGGGCGTCGAAAGGGGTCACCTTCGGCCGAGGGGCAGCGCGCGCCGGGCGGGCTCGCCTAGGGTCCGCTTCATGACTTCGTTCCGTCCCGCCCCCGCATGGCTGGCCGACGCCGTCTTCTACCAGATCTATCCGCAGTCGTTCGCCGATTCCGACGGCGACGGCATCGGCGACTTCAACGGGATCGTCCAGCGCCTCGACCACCTCGTGTGGCTGGGCGTCACCGCCGTCTGGCTCAACCCGTGCTTCGTCTCCCCGTTCCGCGACGCGGGGTACGACGTCTCCGACTACCTGAACGTCGCGCCCCGCTACGGCTCGGCCGACGACCTGGCCGAGCTGGTCGACGAGGCGGGCCGCCGAGGTATCCGCGTCCTTCTCGACCTCGTCGCCGGTCACACCTCCGACGAACACCCGTGGTTCACGGCCTCGGCGAACGACCCGGACGACCACCGCTACATCTGGGCGCCCGAGGGCCGCCCGGACGGCTTCGTCACCTCGCCCGGCACCCGTCCGGGCGCGTATCTCCCGAACTTCTTCGACACCCAGCCCGCTCTCAACTTCGGCTACGGTCGCAAGAACCCGGCCGAGCCCTGGCGACAGCCGGTCGACGCCGCGGGCCCGCGCGCCAACCGCGAGGCACTGCGCACGATCATGGACCACTGGCTGGGTCTGGGCCTGGCCGGTTTCCGCGTGGACATGGCGGCATCACTCGTCAAGGACGACCCCGGCAGGACGGAGACGGCCAGGATCTGGACGGAGCTGCGGCACTGGCTGGACACGGCTCACCCGGACGCGGTGCTGCTGTCGGAGTGGGGCGAGCCCGAGGTGTCCGTCCCGGCCGGCTTCCACACGGACTTCTTCCTCCAGTTCGGCGGCGCGACGGACGGCCTGCCCCTGCGCTCGCTGTGGAGCAACGGCGACGGCACGGTCAACGAGGCCTGGGACCCGCTGGACTGCTTCTTCGACGCGAGCGGCAAGGGCTCGCCGCGCCCCTTCGTCGAGGCGTGGCGCAAGGCCTCCGACGCCGTCGGGGCCACCGGCTTCGTCTCCCTGCCCACCGCCAACCACGACTTCTCCCGCCTCAACTGCGGTCCGCGCACGGCCGAGCAGCTCCCCGCGGCGTTCGCCTTCCAGCTGACCTGGCCGACACTGCCGGCGATCTACTACGGCGACGAGATCGGCATGCGCTACGTCGGGGGCCTGCCCGACAAGGAGGGCAGCGTGCTGGGCCCCCGCTACAACCGCGCGGGCTCGCGCACCCCGATGCAGTGGGACGACGGTCCGGGCGCGGGCTTCTCCACGGCCCCGGCCGACCGGCTCTACCTGCCGCTCGACCCGTCCCCGGACCGCCCGACGGTGGCCGCCCAGCGCGCCGACGACGGCTCGCTCCTCCATCTGGTGCGCCGCCTCGTCGCCCTGCGCGCGAGCACCCCCGCACTCGGCTCGGGCGGCTCGGTGGAGGTGCTGCACACGGGGTACCCCTTCGTGTACGTCCGGGGCGGCCGCTATCTCGTGGTCGTCAACCCGCAGCGCAACGAGGTGCGTTGCCCCTACGACGCCACGC from Streptomyces avermitilis MA-4680 = NBRC 14893 includes the following:
- a CDS encoding alpha-amylase family glycosyl hydrolase encodes the protein MTSFRPAPAWLADAVFYQIYPQSFADSDGDGIGDFNGIVQRLDHLVWLGVTAVWLNPCFVSPFRDAGYDVSDYLNVAPRYGSADDLAELVDEAGRRGIRVLLDLVAGHTSDEHPWFTASANDPDDHRYIWAPEGRPDGFVTSPGTRPGAYLPNFFDTQPALNFGYGRKNPAEPWRQPVDAAGPRANREALRTIMDHWLGLGLAGFRVDMAASLVKDDPGRTETARIWTELRHWLDTAHPDAVLLSEWGEPEVSVPAGFHTDFFLQFGGATDGLPLRSLWSNGDGTVNEAWDPLDCFFDASGKGSPRPFVEAWRKASDAVGATGFVSLPTANHDFSRLNCGPRTAEQLPAAFAFQLTWPTLPAIYYGDEIGMRYVGGLPDKEGSVLGPRYNRAGSRTPMQWDDGPGAGFSTAPADRLYLPLDPSPDRPTVAAQRADDGSLLHLVRRLVALRASTPALGSGGSVEVLHTGYPFVYVRGGRYLVVVNPQRNEVRCPYDATREARALEASGVRVGNGTIEAEGFSYGVFDLGR
- a CDS encoding EstA family serine hydrolase; translation: MSQQVPQVQGRCDERFTAVREAFEGNFRERGELGAAVAVTLGGETVVDLWGGWADAARTRPWERETLVNVWSTSKGPTSLCAHILADRGLLDFDAPVAAYWPEFAAAGKESVLVRHLLSHRAGLAGLREPHSVEQLYDWELTAQRLAAQEPWWEPGTRSGYHAMTFGFLVGEVVRRVSGLLPGAFLEREVTGPLAIDFTIGLPEKEADRAAELVHPRAAATSEQAAIFSQLAPVALAALLNPVVGATEGNTEQWRAAEIPAANGHGTARAVAALYGIFAGRGSWDGRPILSPEAAERVREGQGSCRDLVLGAGFESETEIGLGLWLSGSNGSYGPNPKAFGHDGFGGSCGLADPEAGVSLGYVMNRMGPHIADDPRKMALVDALYRAL
- a CDS encoding GntR family transcriptional regulator, whose amino-acid sequence is MARSTTSDHDPLYWRIAHDLLGELRDGTIPPGERLPGERHLATHFGVSRETVRQALQMLRRDGLVATDRRGSHATLPGATAEPGADAAHMPSLTFPVGAQTTEPCRATVTWEEPPAEHALALGLAPRRPTLVHRYESVAADGSGLRTALTSFSVVAVTEVAELARYRDRADGSAAAQLWRAYDWMRKAGLTLHHRDSITQFPPSVRVTRRVHDQHHRPLEITDLVADARLDALVYEFTLPAAG
- a CDS encoding class I SAM-dependent methyltransferase — encoded protein: MFSPHGPTLRELAVQALSSVEHGYDLLAPKFDHTPFRTPDSVLEAVEGALEPMGPFDRGLDLCCGTGAGVDVLRTVCREGVTGVDISAGMLAVGREQARAVGQPDVTWVRGDARALPFGPVFDLVVSFGAFGHFLPAELPGLFAQVHSVLRPGGRFAFPVAAPPRPASPWYWALLGFDTAMRVRNALWRPPFVMYYRAFRLGDVRRELVRAGFRVELVALPGFGQRPDGSPRCRMVVATRESGTAGA
- a CDS encoding nuclear transport factor 2 family protein, giving the protein MSMSRAATAEAARRFVAVWERAWAAHDVDAIVGLYAEDCVHRSMPFREPHRGRAALAEYIRWSFAAERTQDVRFSEPVVGDDGLAVAEFRVLAEEDGTPSTLAGCVFVRFDASGLAVETRDYWHTVTGHKEPTGSMFLR
- a CDS encoding acetylxylan esterase codes for the protein MALFDLPLDQLRGYRSASAEPEDFDAFWAKTLQEARQYDLGPRFEPVETHLETVEVYDVTFAGFDGHPVKGWLTLPARANAPLPTVVEFIGYGGGRGLPHTHLLWASAGFAHFVMDTRGQGSAWGGGDTPDPVGSGPAFPGFMTRGVEDPESYYYRRLFTDGVRAVEAARAHPLTDSARVAAVGTSQGGGITIAVGGLVPDLAAVAPDVPFLCDFPRATTLTDRDPYREIGRYLKTNRGRTEQVQRTLSYFDGVHFAARGSAPALFSAALEDQTCPPSTVFAAFNAWAHADKAIEVYDFNDHEGGGPYQEAAQLRWLPDRLR